Proteins from one Elgaria multicarinata webbii isolate HBS135686 ecotype San Diego chromosome 3, rElgMul1.1.pri, whole genome shotgun sequence genomic window:
- the NEK4 gene encoding serine/threonine-protein kinase Nek4 isoform X5: MPLGEYVFVRAVGKGSYGEVSLVRHQRDNKQYVIKRLNLKHASSRERKAAEQEAQLLSQLKHPNIVMYRESWEGKDGLLYIVMGFCEGGDLYHKLKEQKGQLLDESQVVEWFVQIAMALQYLHEKHILHRDLKTQNVFLTRSNIIKVGDLGIARVLENQYDMASTLIGTPYYMSPELFSNKPYNYKSDVWALGCCAYEMATLKHAFNAKDMNSLVYRIIEGKLPPMPKDYSIQLKELIKTMLSKKPEERPSVRSILRQPYIKHQISLFLEATRAKTSKNHKKMSELKHQSSSGELKNGNRIPHKFPNEHSRKSKGNEEKCLINNKTFEVSSSDRLTTEPEKSANDNVLNSTDVSVATMSKVDIVIVPLVKRNSKSELSAEDKKSSNSSIPSEVESEKAINGPQFKEERLQKITKQCLKTENVDIKKTVVDPMHDGDDTMKLLQPVSETPKTSDKSLDSTEKLLAPFVPVEILDEVCCEHPGEVKDKIQNENTQCFQPQGSVHEPSLSRQRRQKKREQYEITVPRRLPSPPNVDAKTSEDNTEKQNAAVARSVNRSTSIEVAVSKDRPLSARERRRLKQSQEDMLPSGPAARRVSHGASTETKFPEEDGHVQIAQFSLEPNYKQKKSLIGCSTDDELTSSTSSTERSDGDCKEGCSLWS, encoded by the exons ATGCCCCTCGGCGAGTATGTCTTCGTGCGAGCCGTGGGGAAGGGGAGCTACGGGGAAGTGAGCCTGGTGCGGCACCAGCGTGACAACAAGCAG TATGTCATCAAAAGGCTGAACCTTAAACATGCATCGAGCCGTGAGCGAAAAGCAGCAGAACAAGAAGCCCAGCTGCTGTCTCAGCTGAAGCATCCTAATATAGTCATGTACAGAGAGTCCTGGGAAGGGAAAGATGGCCTCCTATACATTGTCATGGGCTTCTGTGAAGGAGGCGACCTGTATCATAAACTGAAAGAGCAGAAAGGGCAACTTTTGGATGAGAGTCAGGTGGTGGAATGGTTTGTTCAGATTGCTATGGCATTGCAG tATTTGCACGAAAAGCACATTCTGCACAGAGATCTCAAAACTCAAAATGTTTTCCTGACACGTTCAAATATCATCAAAGTGGGAGATCTGGGAATAGCTAGAGTGTTGGAAAATCAGTATGACATGGCTAGTACTCTCATTGGCACACCTTACTATATGAGCCCTGAATTGTTCTCCAACAAGCCTTACAATTATAAG TCTGATGTTTGGGCTTTGGGTTGTTGTGCCTATGAAATGGCCACTTTGAAACATGCTTTCAATGCTAAAGACATGAATTCCTTAGTTTATCGAATTATTGAAGGAAAG tTGCCACCAATGCCAAAAGACTACAGCATTCAGCTGAAAGAGCTAATAAAGACAATGCTTAGTAAAAAGCCAGAAGAGAGACCCAGCGTGAGAAGCATACTGAGGCAACCGTATATCAAGCACCAAATTTCATTGTTTTTGGAAGCTACAAGGGC GAAAACATCCAAAAACCATAAGAAAATGTCTGAACTTAAACACCAGAGTTCTTCAGGTGAATTGAAAAATGGAAATCGAATACCTCATAAGTTTCCTAATGAGCATTCCAGGAAATCTAAAGGA AATGAAGAGAAATGTTTAATCAATAATAAAACCTTTGAAGTTTCTTCCTCAGACAGACTGACAACTGAGCCTGAAAAAAGTGCAAACGATAATGTTTTGAACAGCACAGATGTATCTGTGGCAACAATGAGCAAAGTGGACATAGTTATTGTTCCATTAGTAAAGAGGAACTCTAAAAGTGAACTTTCAGCAGAGGATAAAAAATCCAGCAATTCAAGTATTCCCAGTGAAGTAGAGTCTGAGAAAGCAATAAATGGACCACAGTTTAAGGAAGAAAGGTTGCAGAAAATCACCAAGCAGTGCCTGAAAACTGAAAATGTAGATATTAAGAAGACAGTTGTTGATCCCATGCATGATGGCGATGACACCATGAAACTTCTGCAACCTGTTTCAGAGACCCCAAAGACAAGTGATAAA AGTCTGGATTCTACTGAGAAACTACTAGCACCATTTGTTCCTGTAGAAATTCTA GATGAAGTTTGCTGTGAACACCCAGGAGAAGTGAAAGATAAAATTCAGAATGAAAACACCCAGTGTTTTCAGCCCCAAGGATCTGTTCATGAGCCTTCCCTGTCACGACAGCGACGGCAGAAGAAAAGAGAGCAGTATGAG ATTACAGTTCCTCGGCGTCTGCCTTCACCTCCTAACGTGGATGCAAAGACCAGCGAAGACAACACAGAAAAGCAGAATGCTGCAGTTGCAAGGAGTGTGAACAGATCTACAAGCATTGAAGTAGCAGTTTCTAAG GATCGGCCATTGTCAGCACGAGAGAGAAGGAGACTAAAGCAGTCCCAGGAAGACATGCTTCCTTCTG GGCCTGCTGCAAGACGAGTATCTCATGGCGCATCAACAGAAACAAAATTTCCAGAGGAAGATGGTCATGTTCAAATTGCTCAGTTTTCCTTAGAGCCTAATTACAAA CAGAAAAAGAGCTTAATTGGTTGCTCTACAGATGATGAGTTAACCTCTTCCACCAGCTCCACAGAGAGATCAGATGGAGACTGTAAAGAAGG